One segment of Poecile atricapillus isolate bPoeAtr1 chromosome 35, bPoeAtr1.hap1, whole genome shotgun sequence DNA contains the following:
- the NAB2 gene encoding NGFI-A-binding protein 2 isoform X1, translating into MALPRTLGELQLYRVLQRANLLGYYETFIQQGGDDVQQLCEAGEEEFLEIMALVGMATKPLHVRRLQKALREWASNPGLFSQPVSAVPVSSIPLFKLSEAGGRKALSNGHASPSEAAGKGGGSAGTPPARSPTEPGEKLSPSAAPPWPGRSTPESEGGGDEEPGGPPFSPGGSSGEQAVGTELEPELARTVVESVERLLQSCPRGGEAELRALMKLNKKLAKAVGHIFQLEDGDRQKEEEIRRHSAIYGRGEARRREGKQLTLHELIINEAAAQFCLRDNSLLLRRVELFSLSRQVARESTYLSSLKVARAHPEDGGAIVAKRLKQEAGEQSRPELLALPVGLEPPGAGYRASLEEDTGSLSGESLDGHLQAAGACPRLTPPPGAAPDVPLGLAPHGLWSRHILQQTLMDEGLRLARLVSHERVGRLSPLLPGKPPGPEFEDGLAERGPPAPPDPPRGTIKVEQETSRQ; encoded by the exons ATGGCCCTGCCCCGCACgctgggggagctgcagctgtACCGGGTGCTGCAACGCGCCAACCTGCTGGGCTACTACGAGACCTTCATCCAGCAAGGGGGGGACGACGTGCAGCAGCTCTGCGAGGCGGGCGAGGAGGAGTTCCTGGAGATCATGGCGCTGGTGGGCATGGCCACCAAGCCCCTCCACGTCCGCCGCCTCCAGAAGGCCCTGCGTGAATGGGCCTCCAACCCGGGGCTCTTCAGCCAGCCCGTCTCGGCCGTCCCGGTCAGCAGCATCCCGCTCTTCAAGCTCTCCGAGGCCGGCGGGCGCAAGGCGCTCAGCAACGGGCACGCCAGCCCCAGCGAGGCCGCGGGCAAAGGGGGCGGCAGTGCCGGGACGcccccggcccgcagccccacGGAGCCAGGGGAGAAGCTGTCACCGTCAGCGGCTCCACCGTGGCCGGGAAGGAGCACCCCCGAGTCGGAGGGTGGTGGGGATGAGGAGCCGGGGGGTCCCCCCTTCTCCCCGGGCGGGAGCAGCGGGGAGCAAGCGGTGGGCACGGAGCTGGAGCCGGAGTTGGCACGGACGGTGGTGGAGAGCGTGGAgcggctgctgcagagctgcccccggGGCGGCGAGGCCGAGCTGCGGGCGCTGATGAAGCTCAACAAGAAGCTGGCCAAGGCTGTGGGGCACATCTTCCAGCTGGAGGATGGTGACCggcagaaggaggaggagatcCGTCGGCACAGCGCGATCTACGGCCGCGGCGAGGCCCGGCGCCGGGAGGGCAAGCAGCTCACCCTGCACGAG CTCATCATCAACGAGGCGGCCGCCCAGTTCTGCCTGCGGGACAACTCGCTGCTGCTGCGGCGCGTCGAGCTCTTCTCGCTGTCACGACAGGTCGCACGGGAGAGCACCTACCTGTCCTCGCTCAAGGTTGCCAG GGCCCATCCCGAGGACGGCGGTGCCATCGTGGCCAAGCGGCTCAAGCAGGAG GCGGGAGAGCAGAGCCGCCCTGAGCTCCTGGCACTGCCGGTGGGGCTGGAGCCCCCCGGGGCCGGGTACCGAGCCAGCTTGGAGGAGGACACGGGCAGCCTCTCCGGGGAGAGCCTCGACGGCCACTTGCAGG CGGCGGGGGCTTGTCCCCGGCTGACCCCTCCGCCCGGTGCGGCCCCGGACGTGCCCCTCGGCCTCGCGCCCCACGGGCTCTGGAGCCGCCACATCCTCCAGCAGACGCTGATGGACGAGGGGCTGCGCCTGGCCCGCCTGGTCTCGCACGAGCGCGTGGGGCGGCTCAGCCCCCTCCTCCCGGGGAAGCCCCCGGGACCAG AGTTCGAGGACGGGCTGGCAGAACGGGGTCCTCcggcccccccagacccccctcGGGGCACCATCAAGGTGGAGCAGGAGACCAGCAGGCAGTGA
- the NAB2 gene encoding NGFI-A-binding protein 2 isoform X2 — protein sequence MALPRTLGELQLYRVLQRANLLGYYETFIQQGGDDVQQLCEAGEEEFLEIMALVGMATKPLHVRRLQKALREWASNPGLFSQPVSAVPVSSIPLFKLSEAGGRKALSNGHASPSEAAGKGGGSAGTPPARSPTEPGEKLSPSAAPPWPGRSTPESEGGGDEEPGGPPFSPGGSSGEQAVGTELEPELARTVVESVERLLQSCPRGGEAELRALMKLNKKLAKAVGHIFQLEDGDRQKEEEIRRHSAIYGRGEARRREGKQLTLHELIINEAAAQFCLRDNSLLLRRVELFSLSRQVARESTYLSSLKVARAHPEDGGAIVAKRLKQEAGEQSRPELLALPVGLEPPGAGYRASLEEDTGSLSGESLDGHLQEFEDGLAERGPPAPPDPPRGTIKVEQETSRQ from the exons ATGGCCCTGCCCCGCACgctgggggagctgcagctgtACCGGGTGCTGCAACGCGCCAACCTGCTGGGCTACTACGAGACCTTCATCCAGCAAGGGGGGGACGACGTGCAGCAGCTCTGCGAGGCGGGCGAGGAGGAGTTCCTGGAGATCATGGCGCTGGTGGGCATGGCCACCAAGCCCCTCCACGTCCGCCGCCTCCAGAAGGCCCTGCGTGAATGGGCCTCCAACCCGGGGCTCTTCAGCCAGCCCGTCTCGGCCGTCCCGGTCAGCAGCATCCCGCTCTTCAAGCTCTCCGAGGCCGGCGGGCGCAAGGCGCTCAGCAACGGGCACGCCAGCCCCAGCGAGGCCGCGGGCAAAGGGGGCGGCAGTGCCGGGACGcccccggcccgcagccccacGGAGCCAGGGGAGAAGCTGTCACCGTCAGCGGCTCCACCGTGGCCGGGAAGGAGCACCCCCGAGTCGGAGGGTGGTGGGGATGAGGAGCCGGGGGGTCCCCCCTTCTCCCCGGGCGGGAGCAGCGGGGAGCAAGCGGTGGGCACGGAGCTGGAGCCGGAGTTGGCACGGACGGTGGTGGAGAGCGTGGAgcggctgctgcagagctgcccccggGGCGGCGAGGCCGAGCTGCGGGCGCTGATGAAGCTCAACAAGAAGCTGGCCAAGGCTGTGGGGCACATCTTCCAGCTGGAGGATGGTGACCggcagaaggaggaggagatcCGTCGGCACAGCGCGATCTACGGCCGCGGCGAGGCCCGGCGCCGGGAGGGCAAGCAGCTCACCCTGCACGAG CTCATCATCAACGAGGCGGCCGCCCAGTTCTGCCTGCGGGACAACTCGCTGCTGCTGCGGCGCGTCGAGCTCTTCTCGCTGTCACGACAGGTCGCACGGGAGAGCACCTACCTGTCCTCGCTCAAGGTTGCCAG GGCCCATCCCGAGGACGGCGGTGCCATCGTGGCCAAGCGGCTCAAGCAGGAG GCGGGAGAGCAGAGCCGCCCTGAGCTCCTGGCACTGCCGGTGGGGCTGGAGCCCCCCGGGGCCGGGTACCGAGCCAGCTTGGAGGAGGACACGGGCAGCCTCTCCGGGGAGAGCCTCGACGGCCACTTGCAGG AGTTCGAGGACGGGCTGGCAGAACGGGGTCCTCcggcccccccagacccccctcGGGGCACCATCAAGGTGGAGCAGGAGACCAGCAGGCAGTGA
- the STAT6 gene encoding signal transducer and activator of transcription 6: protein MSLWNLVSHMPPEEFSSLSAEFPRSLRCLLAEWLENQPWEFINGSDAFCSSMASRLLSAMLEKLRSTAGSDGQQSQILQQVSSIENTFRRDPLRLVAVVRAVLEGEKAAVLKRDHHLPLSFHRRQEELKFSLGLQRLQHRVREIQALCDEGPGRDGAVQGPMAPRELPTLILEAVKELEAAKQQVLKRIQIWKRQQQLAGNGAIFEENLAPLQKRCENLVEVYFQLQKQVMAMSTEPELLPRLLERLNEVLSSLVKSSFLVEKQPPQVLKTQTKFQANVRFLLGPRLLKAAPKPYVVRADMVTEKQARELELSNYSNTLSESTGEIVHNTVALETNPTSGTCCANFKNVLLKKIKRCERKGSESVTEEKCAVLFSTNVTLTPSNVSIHLQVLSLPIVVIVHGNQDNNAKATVLWDNAFSDIERVPFVVADRVPWDKMCDTLNLKFMAEVQTTKGLLKEHYFFLAQKIFNDHSASPEDFQGRQVSWAQFNKEILPGRGFTFWQWFDGVLDLTKRCLKSYWSDRLIMGFISKQYVCKLLSMEPDGTFLLRFSDSEIGGVTIAYVIRGKDGSSQVENIQPFSAKDLSIRCLGDRIRDLGQLRNLYPNIPKDQAFGSHYNKEQTGKDGRGYVSTAIKMTVERERDQQPPSAVGAPPEAPQAPMFNLPVLQHELRPESMQPLLAPICPPTPFCPQPIPTGYPTVESNIMMVPNRLTSPFHSPSPMVSPPSLSHCQDPAFRPPGPFMPNQYMAGEVSQLLPAGPSAEPQDEEMPELPPFQAVEDASLQSPPRWMSPGMEQSSASELEQLLQEVPLLPPFAPLPQHSGYPNSSLSSWGLGEARWDDSIRPGHA from the exons ATGTCCCTCTGGAACCTGGTGTCCCACATGCCACCAGAGGAGTTCAGCAGCCTCTCCGCCGAGTTTCCCCGGAGTCTGCGCTGTCTCCTGGCCGAGTGGCTGGAGAACCAGCCCTG ggAGTTCATCAATGGCTCAGACGCCTTCTgcagcagcatggccagcaggctGCTCTCGGCCATGCTGGAGAAGCTCCGCAGCACTGCCGGCAGCGatgggcagcagagccagatCCTGCAGCAAGTCAGCAGCATCGAG AACACCTTCCGTCGGGACCCTCTGCGGCTGGTGGCCGTCGTGAGAGCCGTCCTGGAGGGTGAGAAGGCGGCCGTGCTCAAACGG gACCACCACCTGCCCCTCAGCTTCCACCGGCGGCAGGAGGAGCTGAAGTTCAGCCTGGGGCTGCAGCGGCTGCAGCACCGAGTCCGTGAGATCCAGGCGCTCTGCGACGAGGGGCCAGGGCGGGACGGGGCCGTGCAGGGCCCCATGGCCCCCAGGGAACTGCCCACCCTCATCCTGGAGGctgtgaaggagctggaggCGGCCAAACAGCAGGTGCTGAAGAGGATCCAGATCTGGAAGAGACaacagcagctggcagggaaCGGGGCCATCTTTGAGGAGAATCTGGCACCGCTGCAGAAGAG GTGCGAGAACCTGGTCGAGGTTTACTTCCAGCTGCAGAAGCAGGTGATGGCAATGAGCACCGAGCCTGAGCTGCTGCCGCGGCTCCTGGAGCGCCTCAACGAGGTGTTGTCCAGCCTGGTCAAGAG ctccttcctggTGGAGAAGCAGCCCCCACAGGTGCTGAAGACCCAGACCAAGTTCCAGGCAAACGTCCGGTTCCTGCTGGGCCCGCGGCTGCTGAAGGCAGCGCCCAAGCCCTACGTGGTGAGGGCTGACATGGTGACAGAGAAGCAGGCACGGGAGCTGGAGCTCAGCAACTACAGCAACACCCTCAG TGAGAGCACGGGGGAGATCGTGCACAACACGGTGGCCCTGGAGACCAACCCCACCAGTGGGACCTGCTGCGCCAACTTCAAGAACGTC CTGCTGAAGAAGATCAAGCGCTGTGAGCGGAAGGGCTCTGAGTCGGTGACAGAGGAGAAATGCGCCGTCCTGTTCAGCACCAACGTCACCTTGACCCCCAGCAACGTCTCCATCCACCTCCAG GTCCTGTCTCTGCCCATCGTGGTCATCGTCCACGGGAACCAGGACAACAACGCCAAAGCCACTGTGCTGTGGGACAACGCCTTCTCCGACATT GAGCGGGTGCCCTTCGTGGTGGCCGATCGAGTGCCCTGGGACAAGATGTGTGACACCCTGAACCTGAAGTTCATGGCAGAGGTGCAGACCACCAAAGGGCTCCTCAAGGAGCACTACTTCTTCCTGGCCCAGAAGATCTTCAATGATCACAGCGCCAGCCCTGAGGACTTCCAGGGCCGCCAGGTCTCCTGGGCCCAGTTCAACAAG GAGATCCTCCCTGGCCGGGGATTCACCTTCTGGCAGTGGTTTGATGGAGTTTTGGACCTCACCAAGAGATGCCTCAAAAGTTACTGGTCAGACAG GCTCATCATGGGTTTCATCAGTAAGCAATACGTGTGCAAGCTGCTGAGCATGGAGCCGGACGGGACCTTCCTGCTCCGCTTCAGCGACTCCGAGATCGGGGGCGTCACCATCGCTTACGTCATCCGGGGCAAGGACG GCTCCAGCCAGGTGGAAAACATCCAGCCCTTCTCTGCCAAGGACCTGTCCATCCGCTGCCTCGGCGACCGGATCCGGGACCTGGGGCAGCTCCGTAACCTGTACCCCAACATCCCCAAGGACCAGGCATTTGGGAGTCACTACAACA AAGAGCAGACAGGCAAGGACGGCCGGGGCTATGTCTCCACTGCCATCAAGATGACTGTGGAAAGAGAAAG GGACCAGCAGCCTCCAAGCGCCGTGGGGGCCCCTCCCGAGGCTCCCCAGGCACCGATGTTCAACCTGCCCGTGCTGCAGCACGAGCTGCGCCCTGAGAGCATGCAGCCACTGCTGGCCCCCATCTG CCCCCCCACTCCGTTCTgcccccagcccatccccacaGGCTACCCCACTGTTGAGAGCAATATCATGATGGTCCCCAACAGGCTCACCTCCCCGTTCCACAG cccatCACCGATGGTCTCGCCTCCCTCGCTGTCCCACTGCCAGGACCCTGCCTTCAGGCCCCCCGG acccttcaTGCCCAACCAGTACATGGCTGGGGAGGTCTCGCAGCTGCTGCCCGCGGGTCCCTCCGCGGAGCCGCAGGACGAGGAGATGCCCGAGCTGCCCCCGTTCCAGGCCGTGGAGGATGCCTCGCTGCAGAGCCCCCCGCGGTG gatgtcacCCGGCATGGAGCAGTCATCAGCCTCGGAgttggagcagctcctgcaggaggtGCCCCTGTTGCCCCCCTTCGCGCCCCTCCCGCAGCACAGCGGGTACCCCAATTCCAGCCTGTCctcctgggggctgggggaggcgCGGTGGGATGACAGCATCCGGCCGGGACACGCGTga